The following proteins are co-located in the Gossypium hirsutum isolate 1008001.06 chromosome A02, Gossypium_hirsutum_v2.1, whole genome shotgun sequence genome:
- the LOC107949170 gene encoding squamosa promoter-binding-like protein 7 isoform X2 — MEQPASSPNTTPRGSPRSKDPQMDVHLPVTEPDLSFSSVWDWGDLLDFTLDDHFSISLDDGNMYPPPFEASPSVPDPDPEPVSGPDRVRKRDPRMTCSNFLAGRVPCACPEIDEQMEKLEEEEAGAPGKKRARIGRVGSGTSRCQVPACEADIAELKGYHRRHRVCLQCANSSTVLINGESKRYCQQCGKFHLLSDFDEGKRSCRRKLERHNNRRRRKPVGSKTEVNKESLGALQSEDIGCDGEAGKDDLSLSGQTAEEPPFESEDGLVSADCSAPMLQTVNNDSTVALIDTGTDGGKEDLKFSISTSYHDNRTAYSSMCPTGRMSFKLYDWNPAEFPRRLRHQIFQWLADMPVELEGYIRPGCTILTVFISMPKNMWKKLSENPMTYMHDFVFTPGRMLHGRGLMTIHLNNMIFRTSKGGSSLVKLDMGVQAPRLHYVHPSCFEAGKPMEFVACGSNLLQPKLQFLVSFAGRYLPYDYCLASAHVNATEGSSSCDHQLYKIYVPQTESDLFGPVFIEVENQSGLSNFIPVLIGDKDVCSEMKVIQQGFEQGFDASLFWGGSQISANKSSCETSTLRQKAYSELVLDIAWLLREPKSENFQETMASSQIQRFNCLLNFLIQNKSTVILKKVLQNLKNVVEEAGFNGTDDPDTRLLKKYMDYARDILKNKLQEGERPVLLSKYIEQEGKWNSQSSLKNDGLFVPNGSQYPVPQSCSVLIRTWVWRYGLEEIVF; from the exons ATGGAACAACCTGCATCTTCTCCCAACACAACGCCACGTGGCTCTCCTCGGTCTAAGGATCCCCAAATGGATGTGCATCTTCCGGTGACCGAACCCGACCTCTCTTTTTCCTCCGTTTGGGACTGGGGCGATCTCCTGGACTTCACCTTAGATGATCACTTCTCTATCTCCCTTGACGACGGTAACATGTATCCTCCCCCGTTTGAAGCGTCTCCTTCAGTCCCGGATCCGGATCCGGAGCCAGTGTCCGGACCCGATCGTGTCAGGAAGCGGGACCCGAGGATGACTTGTTCGAATTTTCTAGCTGGTCGAGTGCCTTGCGCTTGCCCCGAGATTGACGAGCAAATGGAGAAGCTTGAAGAAGAAGAGGCGGGGGCTCCGGGAAAGAAGCGAGCCCGAATTGGACGGGTCGGGTCAGGGACGTCTCGGTGCCAAGTTCCGGCTTGCGAAGCGGATATTGCTGAACTTAAAGGTTACCATAGAAGGCATCGAGTTTGTCTCCAGTGTGCGAACTCGAGCACCGTTTTGATCAATGGTGAAAGCAAGAGATATTGCCAACAGTGTGGCAA GTTTCACCTGTTGTCGGATTTTGATGAAGGTAAAAGAAGTTGTCGAAGGAAACTAGAGCGTCATAACAATAGGCGGCGAAGGAAGCCTGTTGGTTCTAAGACTGAAGTCAACAAAGAATCTCTAGGGGCTTTGCAAAGTGAAGACATTGGTTGTGATGGTGAAGCAGGAAAAG ATGATTTAAGCTTGAGTGGCCAGACAGCCGAAGAACCTCCCTTTGAGTCTGAGGATGGGCTTGTTTCTGCAGATTGCTCAGCTCCCATGTTGCAGACTGTTAATAATGATAGCACTGTAGCTCTTATTGACACAGGAACTGATGGAGGGAAAGAGGACTTGAAGTTTTCCATTTCTACTTCTTACCATGACAATAGGACTGCTTACTCATCCATG TGCCCTACAGGCAGGATGTCATTCAAGCTTTATGATTGGAATCCGGCAGAATTCCCACGAAGACTTCGGCACCAA ATTTTTCAATGGTTGGCTGATATGCCTGTTGAGTTGGAAGGCTACATCCGCCCTGGTTGCACAATCTTGACTGTGTTTATTTCAATGCCAAAGAATATGTGGAAGAAG TTATCTGAAAATCCAATGACCTACATGCATGACTTTGTCTTTACACCTGGAAGGATGCTGCATGGGAGGGGCCTCATGACTATTCATCTTAACAACATGATTTTCCGTACCAGTAAAG GTGGAAGTTCTTTGGTGAAACTTGACATGGGGGTGCAGGCCCCAAGACTTCATTATGTTCATCCTTCATGTTTTGAGGCTGGCAAGCCAATGGAGTTTGTTGCTTGTGGAAGTAATTTGCTGCAGCCCAAACTTCA GTTTCTAGTATCTTTTGCTGGAAGGTATCTACCGTATGATTATTGTCTTGCTTCCGCACATGTCAATGCTACAGAGGGTTCTTCTAGTTGTGATCatcaattatacaaaatatacgTCCCTCAAACTGAATCAGATCTCTTTGGCCCCGTATTCATTGAG GTTGAGAATCAGTCTGGATTATCAAATTTTATTCCCGTCCTAATTGGGGACAAGGACGTTTGTTCTGAGATGAAGGTGATACAGCAGGGATTTGAGCAGGGGTTTGATGCCTCTCTTTTTTGGGGAGGATCACAGATTTCTGCCAATAAGTCGTCATGTGAAACATCAACTTTGCGACAAAAGGCATATTCTGAACTTGTTTTAGATATAGCATGGTTATTGAGGGAGCCTAAATCGGAGAATTTTCAAGAAACTATGGCTTCTTCTCAAATTCAGAGATTCAATTGTTTATTGAATTTTCTCATACAAAACAAATCAACGGTCATTTTGAAGAAAGTCTTACAAAATCTTAAGAATGTGGTGGAGGAGGCTGGGTTTAATGGAACCGATGATCCTGATACAAGGTTATTAAAGAAGTATATGGATTACGCTAGAGATATCCTTAAAAACAAGCTTCAAGAAGGTGAAAGGCCAGTGCTTCTTTCAAAGTACATCGAGCAAGAAGGAAAATGGAATTCTCAGAGCAGCTTAAAAAATGATGGCCTATTTGTCCCAAATGGTTCTCAG TACCCTGTTCCACAGTCGTGTTCTGTGCTTATTAGGACATGGGTATGGAGATATGGACTGGAAGAAATTGTGTTTTGA
- the LOC107949170 gene encoding squamosa promoter-binding-like protein 7 isoform X3 → MEQPASSPNTTPRGSPRSKDPQMDVHLPVTEPDLSFSSVWDWGDLLDFTLDDHFSISLDDGNMYPPPFEASPSVPDPDPEPVSGPDRVRKRDPRMTCSNFLAGRVPCACPEIDEQMEKLEEEEAGAPGKKRARIGRVGSGTSRCQVPACEADIAELKGYHRRHRVCLQCANSSTVLINGESKRYCQQCGKFHLLSDFDEGKRSCRRKLERHNNRRRRKPVGSKTEVNKESLGALQSEDIGCDGEAGKDDLSLSGQTAEEPPFESEDGLVSADCSAPMLQTVNNDSTVALIDTGTDGGKEDLKFSISTSYHDNRTAYSSMCPTGRMSFKLYDWNPAEFPRRLRHQIFQWLADMPVELEGYIRPGCTILTVFISMPKNMWKKLSENPMTYMHDFVFTPGRMLHGRGLMTIHLNNMIFRTSKGGSSLVKLDMGVQAPRLHYVHPSCFEAGKPMEFVACGSNLLQPKLQFLVSFAGRYLPYDYCLASAHVNATEGSSSCDHQLYKIYVPQTESDLFGPVFIEVENQSGLSNFIPVLIGDKDVCSEMKVIQQGFEQGFDASLFWGGSQISANKSSCETSTLRQKAYSELVLDIAWLLREPKSENFQETMASSQIQRFNCLLNFLIQNKSTVILKKVLQNLKNVVEEAGFNGTDDPDTRLLKKYMDYARDILKNKLQEGERPVLLSKYIEQEGKWNSQSSLKNDGLFVPNGSQDMGMEIWTGRNCVLRTY, encoded by the exons ATGGAACAACCTGCATCTTCTCCCAACACAACGCCACGTGGCTCTCCTCGGTCTAAGGATCCCCAAATGGATGTGCATCTTCCGGTGACCGAACCCGACCTCTCTTTTTCCTCCGTTTGGGACTGGGGCGATCTCCTGGACTTCACCTTAGATGATCACTTCTCTATCTCCCTTGACGACGGTAACATGTATCCTCCCCCGTTTGAAGCGTCTCCTTCAGTCCCGGATCCGGATCCGGAGCCAGTGTCCGGACCCGATCGTGTCAGGAAGCGGGACCCGAGGATGACTTGTTCGAATTTTCTAGCTGGTCGAGTGCCTTGCGCTTGCCCCGAGATTGACGAGCAAATGGAGAAGCTTGAAGAAGAAGAGGCGGGGGCTCCGGGAAAGAAGCGAGCCCGAATTGGACGGGTCGGGTCAGGGACGTCTCGGTGCCAAGTTCCGGCTTGCGAAGCGGATATTGCTGAACTTAAAGGTTACCATAGAAGGCATCGAGTTTGTCTCCAGTGTGCGAACTCGAGCACCGTTTTGATCAATGGTGAAAGCAAGAGATATTGCCAACAGTGTGGCAA GTTTCACCTGTTGTCGGATTTTGATGAAGGTAAAAGAAGTTGTCGAAGGAAACTAGAGCGTCATAACAATAGGCGGCGAAGGAAGCCTGTTGGTTCTAAGACTGAAGTCAACAAAGAATCTCTAGGGGCTTTGCAAAGTGAAGACATTGGTTGTGATGGTGAAGCAGGAAAAG ATGATTTAAGCTTGAGTGGCCAGACAGCCGAAGAACCTCCCTTTGAGTCTGAGGATGGGCTTGTTTCTGCAGATTGCTCAGCTCCCATGTTGCAGACTGTTAATAATGATAGCACTGTAGCTCTTATTGACACAGGAACTGATGGAGGGAAAGAGGACTTGAAGTTTTCCATTTCTACTTCTTACCATGACAATAGGACTGCTTACTCATCCATG TGCCCTACAGGCAGGATGTCATTCAAGCTTTATGATTGGAATCCGGCAGAATTCCCACGAAGACTTCGGCACCAA ATTTTTCAATGGTTGGCTGATATGCCTGTTGAGTTGGAAGGCTACATCCGCCCTGGTTGCACAATCTTGACTGTGTTTATTTCAATGCCAAAGAATATGTGGAAGAAG TTATCTGAAAATCCAATGACCTACATGCATGACTTTGTCTTTACACCTGGAAGGATGCTGCATGGGAGGGGCCTCATGACTATTCATCTTAACAACATGATTTTCCGTACCAGTAAAG GTGGAAGTTCTTTGGTGAAACTTGACATGGGGGTGCAGGCCCCAAGACTTCATTATGTTCATCCTTCATGTTTTGAGGCTGGCAAGCCAATGGAGTTTGTTGCTTGTGGAAGTAATTTGCTGCAGCCCAAACTTCA GTTTCTAGTATCTTTTGCTGGAAGGTATCTACCGTATGATTATTGTCTTGCTTCCGCACATGTCAATGCTACAGAGGGTTCTTCTAGTTGTGATCatcaattatacaaaatatacgTCCCTCAAACTGAATCAGATCTCTTTGGCCCCGTATTCATTGAG GTTGAGAATCAGTCTGGATTATCAAATTTTATTCCCGTCCTAATTGGGGACAAGGACGTTTGTTCTGAGATGAAGGTGATACAGCAGGGATTTGAGCAGGGGTTTGATGCCTCTCTTTTTTGGGGAGGATCACAGATTTCTGCCAATAAGTCGTCATGTGAAACATCAACTTTGCGACAAAAGGCATATTCTGAACTTGTTTTAGATATAGCATGGTTATTGAGGGAGCCTAAATCGGAGAATTTTCAAGAAACTATGGCTTCTTCTCAAATTCAGAGATTCAATTGTTTATTGAATTTTCTCATACAAAACAAATCAACGGTCATTTTGAAGAAAGTCTTACAAAATCTTAAGAATGTGGTGGAGGAGGCTGGGTTTAATGGAACCGATGATCCTGATACAAGGTTATTAAAGAAGTATATGGATTACGCTAGAGATATCCTTAAAAACAAGCTTCAAGAAGGTGAAAGGCCAGTGCTTCTTTCAAAGTACATCGAGCAAGAAGGAAAATGGAATTCTCAGAGCAGCTTAAAAAATGATGGCCTATTTGTCCCAAATGGTTCTCAG GACATGGGTATGGAGATATGGACTGGAAGAAATTGTGTTTTGAGAACATACTAG
- the LOC107949170 gene encoding squamosa promoter-binding-like protein 7 isoform X1 — protein sequence MEQPASSPNTTPRGSPRSKDPQMDVHLPVTEPDLSFSSVWDWGDLLDFTLDDHFSISLDDGNMYPPPFEASPSVPDPDPEPVSGPDRVRKRDPRMTCSNFLAGRVPCACPEIDEQMEKLEEEEAGAPGKKRARIGRVGSGTSRCQVPACEADIAELKGYHRRHRVCLQCANSSTVLINGESKRYCQQCGKFHLLSDFDEGKRSCRRKLERHNNRRRRKPVGSKTEVNKESLGALQSEDIGCDGEAGKDDLSLSGQTAEEPPFESEDGLVSADCSAPMLQTVNNDSTVALIDTGTDGGKEDLKFSISTSYHDNRTAYSSMCPTGRMSFKLYDWNPAEFPRRLRHQIFQWLADMPVELEGYIRPGCTILTVFISMPKNMWKKLSENPMTYMHDFVFTPGRMLHGRGLMTIHLNNMIFRTSKGGSSLVKLDMGVQAPRLHYVHPSCFEAGKPMEFVACGSNLLQPKLQFLVSFAGRYLPYDYCLASAHVNATEGSSSCDHQLYKIYVPQTESDLFGPVFIEVENQSGLSNFIPVLIGDKDVCSEMKVIQQGFEQGFDASLFWGGSQISANKSSCETSTLRQKAYSELVLDIAWLLREPKSENFQETMASSQIQRFNCLLNFLIQNKSTVILKKVLQNLKNVVEEAGFNGTDDPDTRLLKKYMDYARDILKNKLQEGERPVLLSKYIEQEGKWNSQSSLKNDGLFVPNGSQDLGERTNAKFQTMMASTTLTRSETVPLLNKEIVMNVNLSKERPRKSCSTIFATTTLRSCPALFVVATAAICLGICAVFLHPTRVGEFAVTIRRCLSKRSYIIE from the exons ATGGAACAACCTGCATCTTCTCCCAACACAACGCCACGTGGCTCTCCTCGGTCTAAGGATCCCCAAATGGATGTGCATCTTCCGGTGACCGAACCCGACCTCTCTTTTTCCTCCGTTTGGGACTGGGGCGATCTCCTGGACTTCACCTTAGATGATCACTTCTCTATCTCCCTTGACGACGGTAACATGTATCCTCCCCCGTTTGAAGCGTCTCCTTCAGTCCCGGATCCGGATCCGGAGCCAGTGTCCGGACCCGATCGTGTCAGGAAGCGGGACCCGAGGATGACTTGTTCGAATTTTCTAGCTGGTCGAGTGCCTTGCGCTTGCCCCGAGATTGACGAGCAAATGGAGAAGCTTGAAGAAGAAGAGGCGGGGGCTCCGGGAAAGAAGCGAGCCCGAATTGGACGGGTCGGGTCAGGGACGTCTCGGTGCCAAGTTCCGGCTTGCGAAGCGGATATTGCTGAACTTAAAGGTTACCATAGAAGGCATCGAGTTTGTCTCCAGTGTGCGAACTCGAGCACCGTTTTGATCAATGGTGAAAGCAAGAGATATTGCCAACAGTGTGGCAA GTTTCACCTGTTGTCGGATTTTGATGAAGGTAAAAGAAGTTGTCGAAGGAAACTAGAGCGTCATAACAATAGGCGGCGAAGGAAGCCTGTTGGTTCTAAGACTGAAGTCAACAAAGAATCTCTAGGGGCTTTGCAAAGTGAAGACATTGGTTGTGATGGTGAAGCAGGAAAAG ATGATTTAAGCTTGAGTGGCCAGACAGCCGAAGAACCTCCCTTTGAGTCTGAGGATGGGCTTGTTTCTGCAGATTGCTCAGCTCCCATGTTGCAGACTGTTAATAATGATAGCACTGTAGCTCTTATTGACACAGGAACTGATGGAGGGAAAGAGGACTTGAAGTTTTCCATTTCTACTTCTTACCATGACAATAGGACTGCTTACTCATCCATG TGCCCTACAGGCAGGATGTCATTCAAGCTTTATGATTGGAATCCGGCAGAATTCCCACGAAGACTTCGGCACCAA ATTTTTCAATGGTTGGCTGATATGCCTGTTGAGTTGGAAGGCTACATCCGCCCTGGTTGCACAATCTTGACTGTGTTTATTTCAATGCCAAAGAATATGTGGAAGAAG TTATCTGAAAATCCAATGACCTACATGCATGACTTTGTCTTTACACCTGGAAGGATGCTGCATGGGAGGGGCCTCATGACTATTCATCTTAACAACATGATTTTCCGTACCAGTAAAG GTGGAAGTTCTTTGGTGAAACTTGACATGGGGGTGCAGGCCCCAAGACTTCATTATGTTCATCCTTCATGTTTTGAGGCTGGCAAGCCAATGGAGTTTGTTGCTTGTGGAAGTAATTTGCTGCAGCCCAAACTTCA GTTTCTAGTATCTTTTGCTGGAAGGTATCTACCGTATGATTATTGTCTTGCTTCCGCACATGTCAATGCTACAGAGGGTTCTTCTAGTTGTGATCatcaattatacaaaatatacgTCCCTCAAACTGAATCAGATCTCTTTGGCCCCGTATTCATTGAG GTTGAGAATCAGTCTGGATTATCAAATTTTATTCCCGTCCTAATTGGGGACAAGGACGTTTGTTCTGAGATGAAGGTGATACAGCAGGGATTTGAGCAGGGGTTTGATGCCTCTCTTTTTTGGGGAGGATCACAGATTTCTGCCAATAAGTCGTCATGTGAAACATCAACTTTGCGACAAAAGGCATATTCTGAACTTGTTTTAGATATAGCATGGTTATTGAGGGAGCCTAAATCGGAGAATTTTCAAGAAACTATGGCTTCTTCTCAAATTCAGAGATTCAATTGTTTATTGAATTTTCTCATACAAAACAAATCAACGGTCATTTTGAAGAAAGTCTTACAAAATCTTAAGAATGTGGTGGAGGAGGCTGGGTTTAATGGAACCGATGATCCTGATACAAGGTTATTAAAGAAGTATATGGATTACGCTAGAGATATCCTTAAAAACAAGCTTCAAGAAGGTGAAAGGCCAGTGCTTCTTTCAAAGTACATCGAGCAAGAAGGAAAATGGAATTCTCAGAGCAGCTTAAAAAATGATGGCCTATTTGTCCCAAATGGTTCTCAG GACTTGGGGGAAAGGACTAATGCTAAATTCCAAACAATGATGGCATCAACTACTTTGACTCGAAGTGAGACTGTTCCGCTTTTAAACAAAGAAATTGTTATGAATGTGAACCTTAGCAAGGAGCGCCCCAGAAAATCGTGTAGTACCATTTTTGCCACCACAACATTGAGATCTTGTCCGGCCTTATTTGTAGTTGCTACTGCTGCTATTTGCTTGGGGATCTGTGCAGTCTTTCTCCACCCTACCAGGGTTGGTGAGTTTGCTGTAACGATACGCAGGTGTTTGTCGAAACGGTCTTACATTATCGAATGA